A DNA window from Kitasatospora viridis contains the following coding sequences:
- a CDS encoding sigma-70 family RNA polymerase sigma factor: MDDDRLTALALAARAGDPADVEAFVRATHRDVWRFVAHLTEVESADDLAQETFLRALRSLPGFAGRSSARTWLLAIARRTVVDRYRTAAARPRHAPLTDWEEAVERQRPPATGFEDQVVLADLLARVPTQRREAFVLTQVLGLSYAEAAATADCPVGTVRSRVARARDELVALLRAAELDGGTHPATHLAPPSRPLTIRH; this comes from the coding sequence GTGGATGACGACCGACTGACCGCGCTCGCGCTGGCCGCGCGGGCCGGCGACCCGGCCGACGTCGAGGCGTTCGTCCGGGCCACCCACCGCGACGTCTGGCGCTTCGTCGCCCACCTCACCGAGGTCGAGTCCGCCGACGACCTGGCCCAGGAGACCTTCCTGCGGGCGCTGCGGAGCCTGCCCGGCTTCGCCGGCCGCTCCTCGGCGCGCACCTGGCTGCTCGCGATAGCCCGCCGCACCGTGGTGGACCGCTACCGCACCGCGGCGGCCAGACCGCGCCACGCCCCGCTGACCGACTGGGAGGAGGCCGTCGAGCGGCAGCGCCCGCCGGCCACCGGTTTCGAGGACCAGGTGGTGCTCGCCGACCTGCTGGCCCGGGTGCCGACGCAGCGCCGGGAGGCCTTCGTGCTCACCCAGGTGCTCGGCCTCAGCTACGCGGAGGCCGCGGCGACGGCCGACTGCCCGGTCGGCACCGTCCGCTCCCGGGTCGCCCGCGCGCGGGACGAGCTGGTCGCGCTGCTGCGGGCGGCGGAGCTCGACGGCGGCACCCACCCCGCCACCCACCTCGCCCCCCCATCCCGCCCCCTGACGATCCGTCACTAA